The following coding sequences are from one Coffea arabica cultivar ET-39 chromosome 11e, Coffea Arabica ET-39 HiFi, whole genome shotgun sequence window:
- the LOC113718741 gene encoding protein ACCELERATED CELL DEATH 6-like, producing the protein MHPELYAAAQSGDWGLLGKFSDELHDQRTPKRNTVLHVLAQSCDSADAVRHILARNCCLLMAKNARGETALHLAARNGNSSIVGELIDQSKQNKGCWSCACFVDRRKMMLRMANVDGNAALHEAVKNNFYEVANLLVQEDPEFRYRLNYASETPLYVAVEMGHRHIADLILKTCKSPSYLGPGHKTALHAAAIWDLPESMELILEKRPDLIQRADKFGWTALHYAAKFNHQEIARLLLSADRSTAYVAAKNDDSKTALHIAVIHGRVALVQEILSHCPDCWEECTYGRRNILHLAVKYEKREVLEFALEKYPWASELINQKDRKGNTPLHLYAATKTLEGKSLLNHPRVDVNSIDRLNSTPLDRILQADELSERQSLIRDELQQVGGTPGYRNVATLKKNLQSSKTHEPKKLQRLAGNYLIVATLIATVTFAAGFTVPGGYYSSGGLNQGLAVLGKKAAFITFVISDSLAIMFSIGAVVRQLKILQTKNDRYKWSELQDIQTNIFVAVISMMIAFITGLYSVLQVLPLKIVLCVLAAFFCIQTSVVFLSLRPNKMSRTYMSIFRNTTDAYCSFSIGALGIRYENFTDRISCATCAGKFSLRSAGQ; encoded by the exons ATGCATCCTGAATTGTATGCAGCTGCGCAGTCAGGTGATTGGGGCCTACTAGGAAAATTTTCGGACGAGTTGCACGATCAGAGGACTCCAAAAAGAAACACTGTCCTTCACGTATTAGCCCAGTCCTGTGACTCTGCAGATGCTGTCCGACATATCCTTGCACGAAATTGCTGTTTGCTAATGGCCAAGAATGCTCGTGGTGAGACTGCACTTCATTTGGCAGCAAGAAATGGGAATTCTAGCATTGTTGGAGAACTTATTGATCAGAGTAAACAGAACAAAGGATGTTGGTCTTGCGCCTGTTTTGTCGACAGACGCAAGATGATGCTGAGGATGGCTAATGTGGATGGCAACGCAGCTTTACACGAGGCAGTTAAGAACAACTTCTATGAGGTTGCTAATTTGTTGGTTCAAGAAGATCCTGAGTTCCGATATCGCCTCAATTATGCTTCGGAGACTCCTCTATATGTCGCAGTAGAGATGGGACATCGGCATATTGCGGATCTGATTTTGAAGACTTGCAAGTCACCATCTTATCTTGGCCCCGGTCACAAAACTGCCCTTCACGCTGCAGCAATATGGGATTTGCCAG AATCCATGGAGCTGATTTTGGAAAAGCGGCCTGATCTTATACAAAGGGCCGATAAATTTGGGTGGACTGCACTTCATTATGCTGCCAAATTTAATCATCAGGAAATTGCAAGACTACTACTGTCTGCTGATAGGTCTACTGCCTATGTTGCTGCCAAGAATGATGACTCCAAGACTGCTCTACACATTGCTGTAATTCATGGACGTGTAGCTTTGGTGCAAGAGATTTTATCCCATTGCCCAGATTGTTGGGAGGAGTGTACTTATGGACGTCGGAATATCCTTCACCTTGCAGTAAAATACGAGAAAAGAGAAGTGTTGGAATTTGCCTTAGAAAAGTACCCCTGGGCTTCGGAGCTCATTAATCAGAAGGATAGAAAAGGAAACACTCCTCTCCACCTCTATGCTGCTACCAAAACCTTGGAGGGGAAAAGCCTTCTAAATCATCCTCGTGTGGACGTCAATTCCATCGACAGATTGAATTCTACGCCTCTAGATAGAATCCTACAGGCAGACGAGCTCTCAGAAAGACAG AGTTTAATCAGGGATGAGTTGCAGCAAGTGGGTGGAACTCCAGGTTATCGAAATGTAGCTACTCTGAAGAAGAATTTACAATCATCAAAAACTCATGAACCAAAGAAACTGCAAAGACTGGCAGGGAATTATTTGATCGTGGCCACCCTGATTGCAACGGTCACTTTTGCGGCCGGTTTTACTGTCCCAGGTGGATACTATAGCAGCGGCGGTCTGAACCAAGGCTTGGCAGTTTTAGGAAAGAAAGCAGCTTTTATTACATTCGTAATCTCAGATTCCTTAGCAATAATGTTCTCCATTGGTGCAGTGGTTCGACAACTTAAGATCCtgcaaaccaaaaatgacaggTATAAATGGTCTGAGCTCCAAGACATTCAGACAAATATTTTTGTGGCTGTCATATCAATGATGATAGCATTCATTACTGGCTTGTACTCAGTGCTACAAGTCTTGCCCCTCAAGATTGTGCTGTGTGTACTTGCTGCTTTCTTCTGCATTCAGACATCTGTGGTCTTTCTTTCGCTTAGACCCAACAAAATGTCAAGGACCTATATGTCTATATTTCGAAACACCACCGATGCCTACTGTTCTTTCAGTATCGGTGCACTCGGAATTCGGTATGAGAATTTCACCGATCGGATTAGTTGTGCAACTTGTGCTGGTAAATTCTCATTGAGAAGCGCGGGGCAATAg